A single region of the Triticum dicoccoides isolate Atlit2015 ecotype Zavitan chromosome 2B, WEW_v2.0, whole genome shotgun sequence genome encodes:
- the LOC119365181 gene encoding 3-hexulose-6-phosphate isomerase-like → MSGRDAASPAPADASAICAQIAAVFAAPSAHPPARAVLVSELAAASSRGGRVFVHGVGREGLMMRALCMRLAHLGLPAHCVSDVTAPPALSGDLLVASAGPGAFSTVDAICGVARGAGARVVLLTARPEGDFPGRQADVVAHLPAQTMADDEDGAAAQAKLPMGSLYEGAMFVLFEMVVLELAGVLGQSPAQMRARHTNLE, encoded by the coding sequence ATGAGCGGCCGCGATGCCGCCTCCCCGGCGCCGGCCGACGCCTCCGCCATATGCGCTCAGATCGCGGCCGTCTTCGCCGCGCCATCCGCGCACCCACCGGCGCGAGCCGTCCTAGTCTCTGAGCTCGCCGCCGCGTCCTCCCGGGGAGGCCGCGTGTTCGTGCACGGCGTCGGGCGCGAGGGCCTCATGATGCGCGCCCTCTGCATGCGCCTGGCGCACCTCGGCCTCCCAGCGCACTGCGTCAGCGACGTCACGGCGCCGCCCGCCTTATCGGGAGACCTCCTCGTCGCCTCCGCGGGACCGGGCGCGTTCTCCACCGTCGACGCCATCTGCGGCGTGGCGCGAGGCGCCGGCGCGCGCGTCGTGCTGCTCACAGCGAGGCCGGAGGGAGATTTCCCTGGGCGCCAAGCCGACGTGGTGGCCCACCTCCCCGCGCAGACCATGGCTGACGACGAGGATGGCGCGGCGGCGCAGGCGAAGCTGCCGATGGGGAGCCTGTACGAGGGGGCCATGTTTGTGCTGTTCGAGATGGTGGTGCTCGAGCTCGCGGGTGTTCTGGGCCAAAGCCCGGCCCAGATGAGGGCCCGCCACACAAACTTGGAGTAG